One window from the genome of Pelodictyon luteolum DSM 273 encodes:
- a CDS encoding ArsA family ATPase, which translates to MRNIIFTGKGGVGKTSVAAATALRAADMGYKTLIMSTDPAHSLGDSLDVTLGPSPVKVAENLWGQEVSVFGDLNLNWDVVREHFAQLMESRGVEGVYAEEMGVLPGMEELFSLSYIKRYNEEQADFDLLVVDCAPTGETLRLLSLPETFGWFIKLIRNVEKYMVKPVIRPLSKKIKKIDDFVAPEEVYEKVDNLFSSTEGIIDLLADGSKSTVRLVMNPEKMVIKESMRALTYLNLYGITVDSITINRIMPDHTEDPYFKKWRAIQQHYIEQIKSAFAPIPIAEVPLFEGEVVGLEMLRKVGEKVYGETNPLEILFKENPIDIKKVSEGHYKVRVRLPFMDHMGLEPKILKLGDDLTIRIGDYQKIVALPIFLAGMESTGASFEDKWLSIDFSRPE; encoded by the coding sequence ATGCGTAATATCATTTTTACCGGAAAGGGCGGCGTTGGTAAAACCTCAGTTGCTGCAGCCACGGCTCTCAGAGCTGCTGATATGGGGTACAAGACCCTCATCATGTCCACCGACCCGGCTCACAGCCTCGGTGACTCACTCGACGTCACGCTCGGACCTTCTCCCGTCAAGGTTGCTGAAAACCTCTGGGGTCAGGAAGTCAGTGTGTTCGGCGACCTCAATCTGAACTGGGACGTCGTCAGGGAGCATTTTGCCCAGCTGATGGAGTCGCGCGGTGTCGAAGGCGTCTACGCCGAAGAAATGGGCGTTCTGCCCGGCATGGAAGAGCTGTTCTCTCTCTCCTACATCAAGCGCTACAATGAAGAGCAGGCCGATTTCGACCTTCTGGTCGTCGACTGCGCGCCGACCGGCGAAACCCTCCGCCTCCTCTCGCTTCCCGAGACATTCGGCTGGTTCATCAAACTCATCCGCAACGTCGAGAAATATATGGTGAAGCCGGTCATCAGGCCGCTCTCCAAAAAGATCAAGAAGATCGACGATTTCGTCGCACCTGAAGAGGTCTACGAAAAGGTCGACAACCTCTTCTCTTCGACCGAAGGCATCATCGACCTGCTTGCCGACGGCAGCAAGTCCACCGTCCGCCTCGTCATGAACCCCGAGAAGATGGTCATCAAGGAGTCCATGCGTGCACTGACCTACCTGAACCTCTACGGCATCACGGTCGACAGCATCACCATCAACCGGATCATGCCGGATCACACAGAGGACCCCTATTTCAAGAAATGGCGTGCCATCCAGCAGCATTACATCGAGCAGATCAAGAGCGCGTTCGCCCCGATTCCGATTGCAGAGGTTCCGCTGTTCGAGGGTGAGGTCGTGGGTCTCGAGATGCTCCGCAAGGTCGGCGAGAAAGTATATGGTGAGACCAACCCGCTTGAGATCCTCTTCAAGGAGAACCCGATCGACATCAAGAAGGTATCTGAGGGTCATTACAAGGTTCGCGTCCGTCTTCCGTTCATGGACCACATGGGTCTTGAACCGAAGATCCTCAAGCTCGGCGATGACCTTACCATCCGTATCGGCGACTACCAGAAAATCGTTGCCCTGCCGATCTTCCTTGCCGGCATGGAGTCCACCGGTGCCTCGTTCGAGGACAAGTGGCTCAGCATCGATTTCTCCAGGCCGGAATAA
- a CDS encoding lytic transglycosylase domain-containing protein, whose protein sequence is MTIRIPYALPGLLLPLLLLLLAPIGRPAAAASAPDVFSSASLSASLDSLMQASYFSDEHFAVPSGTETRSGFPLQFVPQYSDSVYAARIEALNRKTPFNLTYNNHVKGFIRVYAVDKRIATTKILGLTRIYFPMFEAALARHNVPADMKYLAIVESALNPTAVSRAGAKGLWQFMYGTGSRYGLESSSFIEDRFNPRKASDAAARHLRDLYNIYGDWFLALAAYNSGPGNVNKAIRKARAASGSSGNRDYWTIWRYLPAETRGYVPAFIAVHYIMNYHREHNLEPLLPGFLYRDIESVEVRRPVSFERVSLTLGLPIEDLRFLNPQYKIGFVPAGNTAKGELRIPEQYARVFSDRENDLYDPVVTALDIPEGITDTAEVVPDVSPLQPSPPARITTHRVAKGETAASIARRYGISIRELAELNGLGGRMLIQRGQRLSIATTDTGSRKNSGRDVRYHRVRRGETLSDIASEYRISVRRLAEWNRISNKKIIRTGQKLRVSP, encoded by the coding sequence GTGACCATCAGGATCCCTTATGCCCTTCCGGGGCTGTTGCTTCCTTTGCTGCTGCTCCTTCTTGCGCCCATCGGGCGTCCAGCGGCCGCGGCCTCCGCTCCCGATGTGTTCTCGAGCGCCTCGCTCTCGGCGTCGCTCGACAGCCTCATGCAGGCATCATACTTCAGCGACGAGCATTTCGCCGTTCCGTCCGGTACCGAGACGCGTTCAGGATTTCCGCTGCAGTTCGTCCCCCAGTACAGCGATTCGGTCTATGCCGCAAGAATCGAGGCCCTCAACCGTAAAACGCCTTTCAATCTGACCTACAACAACCATGTCAAGGGTTTTATAAGGGTCTATGCGGTTGACAAGCGGATTGCGACGACGAAAATTCTCGGACTCACCCGCATCTATTTCCCGATGTTCGAGGCCGCCCTTGCCCGCCACAATGTGCCGGCGGACATGAAATACCTTGCCATCGTCGAGTCGGCCCTCAATCCCACTGCCGTGTCCCGGGCCGGGGCAAAGGGGCTTTGGCAGTTCATGTACGGAACCGGCAGCCGCTACGGTCTGGAGTCATCATCATTCATCGAGGACCGGTTCAATCCCCGGAAAGCCAGTGATGCAGCAGCACGCCACCTTCGCGACCTCTACAACATATACGGTGACTGGTTCCTTGCTCTCGCCGCATATAATTCCGGACCCGGAAACGTCAACAAGGCCATCCGGAAAGCCCGGGCAGCTTCGGGGTCATCGGGGAACAGGGATTACTGGACCATATGGCGGTATCTGCCCGCTGAAACCCGCGGGTATGTGCCGGCGTTCATCGCTGTCCACTATATCATGAACTACCACAGGGAGCATAATCTCGAGCCTCTCCTGCCGGGTTTCCTGTACCGTGACATCGAGTCCGTCGAGGTACGCCGCCCGGTCTCCTTCGAACGGGTGAGCCTTACGCTCGGCCTTCCGATCGAGGATCTCCGGTTCCTCAACCCGCAGTACAAGATCGGATTCGTCCCGGCAGGGAACACGGCAAAAGGGGAGCTTCGCATCCCGGAGCAGTATGCCCGCGTCTTCTCCGACCGTGAAAACGACCTCTACGATCCCGTCGTGACCGCACTCGATATCCCGGAGGGGATAACTGATACAGCCGAGGTTGTTCCGGATGTTTCCCCCCTGCAACCTTCTCCCCCGGCCCGCATCACGACCCACAGGGTTGCAAAGGGGGAAACTGCGGCCTCCATCGCACGCCGTTATGGAATAAGCATCCGGGAACTTGCTGAACTTAACGGCCTTGGCGGCAGGATGCTGATCCAGCGCGGTCAGCGGCTCAGCATCGCCACCACGGACACAGGGAGCCGGAAGAATTCCGGCAGGGATGTGCGCTACCACAGGGTGAGAAGGGGAGAGACCCTTTCGGACATCGCCTCAGAGTACCGGATAAGTGTCCGACGTCTGGCGGAGTGGAACCGGATCTCCAATAAGAAAATCATCCGAACCGGACAGAAACTTCGGGTGTCTCCCTGA
- the truA gene encoding tRNA pseudouridine(38-40) synthase TruA, which produces MRNIRLRVEYDGTPYAGWQRQPGGIVTVQGELEACLSRILQERVNLAAAGRTDRGVHALGQVVNFQTASSLELQRIAHSLNCLLPDTIRVDCPQEVDMEFHARFSAAERQYRYFLMEEPSAVFGRFAGCSSRPLDLPLMHSLAVTLKGIHDFSAFSREDRDGTGSLCSVRMAGWYRHRGFLVFHIAANRFLRSMVRGLVGAMMDIGAGRLDPCSFKAMLDADAHARRVRPAAASGLFLSRVVYPDDYGCRKLR; this is translated from the coding sequence ATGAGGAATATCAGACTGCGCGTAGAATATGACGGTACTCCGTATGCAGGATGGCAGCGCCAGCCGGGCGGCATCGTGACCGTACAGGGGGAACTGGAGGCGTGCCTCAGCCGTATCCTGCAGGAGAGGGTCAACCTTGCAGCAGCCGGCCGTACCGACCGGGGCGTGCATGCCCTCGGTCAGGTGGTGAATTTTCAGACCGCCTCATCGCTTGAGCTACAGCGTATCGCGCATTCACTCAACTGCCTCCTGCCGGATACCATCAGGGTTGACTGCCCTCAGGAAGTAGACATGGAGTTCCACGCCCGGTTCAGTGCTGCCGAGCGTCAGTACCGTTACTTCCTCATGGAAGAACCCTCGGCCGTTTTCGGACGTTTTGCCGGCTGTTCGTCCAGGCCGCTTGACCTACCCCTCATGCACTCTCTTGCCGTAACCCTCAAGGGCATCCATGACTTCAGCGCTTTTTCGCGTGAGGACCGGGACGGAACGGGCAGCCTGTGCTCGGTCCGCATGGCCGGATGGTACCGCCATCGGGGGTTTCTGGTCTTCCATATTGCGGCCAACCGGTTTCTTCGGAGCATGGTTCGCGGACTGGTGGGCGCGATGATGGACATAGGTGCGGGCCGGCTCGATCCATGCTCCTTCAAGGCGATGCTCGATGCCGATGCCCATGCCCGGAGGGTTCGGCCGGCAGCCGCCTCCGGCCTCTTTCTATCCCGGGTGGTGTATCCGGATGATTACGGATGCCGGAAGCTGAGATAA
- a CDS encoding alpha-amylase: MHREHLEIVQSALRALSPAPESSSYRVPRMWVDEQPGAIAVDPVLWHLEQLGELLASPSADTAVDWHREAVVYNLFVRFGCAFDHDGDGRIAPEPLASGFRETGTLLKAIAMLPYIKKLGANTIYLLPLTTIGEKERKGTLGSPYAVQDPLRLDPMLAEPALGLQPETLLKAFIEAAHLQGMHVVLEFVFRTASVDSRWIGEHPEWFYWLKESVPPESYGPPHFQQDTLNEIYSLVDRHEMEGLPAPSESYRNQFARRPVTAEPQKEGGYRGIDADGEACRIASAFSDWPPDDRQPAWTDVTYLRMHTPPEFDYIAYNTIRMYDAALTNPETHNTGLWEEISGIIPRFQREYGIDGAMMDMGHALPAALKKEIVTRARKTRPDFVFWDENFDPTPAIRDEGFNAVFGSFPFVVSDIIYIRGLLNFLNKTGVALPFFGTGENHNTPRVPFRYGEQEAGRSFSTFIFTLSAVLPAVPFIHSGMEILEWRPVNLGLNFNDEDRAMWPPETLPLFSAASFDWERTNSLQPLNGYVKKVLDVRSRHLDIILSGEQGSLVIPIVSDDAIFALKRTAGGRSLLFIGNSAIDNPRTGYIEFKKESAALDDLLTGTICMVENHRLELTLKPGQCMLFLLPDEN; this comes from the coding sequence GTGCATAGAGAGCATTTAGAGATTGTCCAGAGCGCCCTTCGGGCCCTCTCCCCCGCCCCGGAATCATCCAGCTACCGCGTCCCCCGGATGTGGGTGGATGAACAACCCGGAGCAATCGCAGTAGATCCGGTCCTCTGGCATCTGGAGCAGCTTGGGGAACTGCTGGCCTCCCCGTCAGCGGACACAGCCGTCGACTGGCACCGGGAAGCCGTCGTCTACAACCTCTTTGTGCGCTTCGGCTGCGCCTTCGATCACGACGGGGACGGCCGGATAGCCCCGGAGCCCCTCGCTTCCGGCTTCAGGGAGACCGGCACGCTCCTGAAGGCGATCGCAATGCTTCCTTATATAAAAAAACTTGGTGCCAATACCATCTACCTGCTCCCTCTCACCACCATAGGCGAAAAAGAGAGGAAAGGCACCCTCGGTTCCCCCTACGCCGTTCAGGATCCGCTACGGCTCGACCCGATGCTGGCTGAGCCAGCTCTCGGACTCCAGCCCGAAACCCTCCTCAAGGCATTCATTGAGGCCGCACACCTTCAGGGCATGCACGTGGTGCTGGAGTTCGTCTTCCGTACTGCCTCCGTCGACAGCCGCTGGATAGGGGAACATCCAGAGTGGTTCTACTGGCTGAAAGAGAGCGTTCCCCCGGAATCCTACGGCCCGCCGCACTTTCAGCAGGATACCCTGAACGAGATCTACAGCCTCGTCGACCGCCACGAGATGGAAGGCCTCCCTGCCCCTTCGGAAAGCTATCGCAACCAGTTCGCCCGCCGCCCCGTTACGGCCGAGCCCCAAAAGGAAGGCGGGTATAGGGGAATCGATGCCGACGGTGAAGCATGCAGAATCGCCAGCGCGTTTTCCGACTGGCCGCCGGACGACCGGCAGCCCGCCTGGACCGATGTCACCTACCTCCGCATGCATACACCTCCGGAGTTCGACTACATCGCCTACAACACCATACGCATGTACGATGCCGCGCTCACAAACCCTGAAACCCACAACACCGGTCTCTGGGAGGAGATCTCGGGCATCATCCCCCGCTTCCAGCGTGAGTACGGCATCGACGGCGCCATGATGGACATGGGCCACGCACTGCCGGCAGCACTGAAAAAAGAGATCGTCACGCGGGCACGGAAAACAAGGCCCGATTTCGTCTTCTGGGATGAGAACTTCGACCCGACCCCGGCCATACGCGACGAGGGCTTCAACGCCGTCTTCGGCTCGTTCCCCTTCGTCGTCAGCGACATCATCTATATCAGGGGGCTGCTCAATTTCCTCAACAAGACCGGCGTGGCCCTACCCTTTTTCGGGACCGGAGAAAACCACAACACCCCCAGAGTTCCGTTCCGCTACGGTGAACAGGAGGCAGGAAGAAGCTTCTCGACCTTCATCTTCACCCTGTCAGCCGTCCTTCCTGCCGTTCCCTTCATCCACTCCGGCATGGAGATCCTTGAATGGCGTCCGGTCAACCTCGGGCTCAACTTCAATGATGAAGACCGCGCCATGTGGCCCCCGGAAACCCTTCCCCTCTTCAGCGCCGCAAGCTTCGACTGGGAGAGGACGAACAGCCTGCAGCCGCTGAACGGGTACGTCAAAAAAGTACTCGACGTGCGAAGCCGCCATCTCGACATCATACTCTCCGGAGAGCAGGGCTCCCTCGTTATCCCCATCGTCTCCGACGACGCCATCTTTGCACTGAAGCGGACGGCCGGAGGCCGCTCGCTGCTCTTCATCGGCAACAGCGCCATTGACAACCCGAGAACCGGCTACATCGAGTTCAAAAAAGAATCCGCAGCCCTTGACGACCTGCTGACCGGAACAATATGCATGGTAGAAAATCACCGGCTCGAACTCACCCTCAAGCCCGGCCAGTGCATGCTCTTTCTCCTTCCGGATGAAAATTGA
- a CDS encoding PfkB family carbohydrate kinase: MPILIVGSLAFDDIETPFGSSMNTLGGSSTYIALSASYFADKIQMVGVVGSDFEAEHFQLLHDRDIDTKGIQVIEDGKTFRWAGRYHYDMNTRDTLDTQLNVFADFDPHIPHQYQDTGIVVLGNIDPELQLKVLTQIKKPEMVILDTMNFWIEGKPEALKETLKHVDVFILNDSEARLLSGDPNLVKSARIIREMGPKTLIIKKGEHGALLFTNGGIFAAPAFPLESIYDPTGAGDTFAGGFIGHLSRCGEVTDMELRKAVLYGSAMASFCVEKFGTEKIAALDMLEIEDRYDSFLELSRIDV; this comes from the coding sequence ATGCCCATACTCATTGTCGGCTCCCTAGCATTCGATGACATCGAAACCCCCTTCGGCAGTTCCATGAACACCCTTGGAGGCTCCTCCACCTATATCGCCCTCTCGGCAAGCTACTTTGCCGACAAAATCCAGATGGTCGGCGTGGTAGGATCCGATTTCGAGGCAGAACACTTCCAGCTTCTGCACGACAGGGACATTGATACCAAGGGAATCCAGGTCATCGAAGACGGCAAAACCTTCCGCTGGGCCGGCCGCTACCACTATGACATGAACACCCGTGACACCCTCGACACCCAGCTCAACGTCTTCGCGGATTTCGACCCCCATATCCCCCACCAGTACCAGGATACCGGCATCGTCGTGCTCGGCAACATCGACCCCGAACTGCAGCTGAAGGTGCTTACACAGATAAAGAAGCCTGAAATGGTCATCCTCGACACGATGAACTTCTGGATCGAGGGCAAGCCCGAAGCGCTTAAGGAAACCCTCAAGCACGTCGACGTCTTCATCCTCAACGACAGTGAAGCACGCCTGCTCAGCGGCGACCCGAACCTCGTCAAGTCCGCCCGCATCATCCGCGAGATGGGACCCAAGACCCTCATCATCAAGAAAGGCGAGCACGGCGCACTCCTCTTCACCAACGGAGGCATCTTCGCTGCACCGGCGTTCCCGCTTGAGTCCATCTACGACCCGACAGGAGCCGGAGACACATTTGCCGGCGGATTCATCGGCCATCTCTCCCGCTGCGGGGAAGTGACCGACATGGAACTGCGCAAAGCAGTGCTTTACGGCAGCGCCATGGCCAGCTTCTGCGTCGAGAAGTTCGGCACTGAAAAGATTGCAGCGCTTGATATGCTTGAAATCGAAGACCGGTACGACAGCTTCCTCGAACTCTCCAGAATCGACGTCTGA
- a CDS encoding sodium:solute symporter family protein: MNALNALDYSFIIGYLLLTLFIGLWFSRRASENVGEFFLSGRKLPWWIAGTGMVATTFAADTPLAVTGFVARHGIAGNWVWWTFVSGGMLTVFFFARLWRRAEILTDLEFIELRYSGPAARFLRGFKAIYFGLFINAVIIGWVNLAMFKIISIMIPELNPQLTIIALVLFTTFYSSLSGLWGVSITDAVQFVIAIAGCIILAVLAVQSPAVVNAGGLQAALPEWMFDFFPAITAKDSGGAGAFALPFASFAAMAFVQWWASWYPGSEPGGGGYIAQRMMSAKDEKHSLLATLWFTVAHYCLRPWPWIIVGLASLVMFPDLPAAEKEDGFVYVMQAVLPPGLKGLLIAAFLAAYMSTLATHLNWGTSYLINDFYRRFITIDGSPKHYVAVSKITTGLTAGFALYITFFVLHTITGAWEFIIQCGAGTGFVLILRWFWWRLNAWSEITSMLAPFLAYGYLSLFTQIVFPSSIFIIVAFTITATLAVTFLTAPTERKHLEAFYRKTRVGGVLWEPVAKNLPDVHSDTGFLRLFFDWALGIAMVYAILFGTGRIIFGEPLTGALFLAGGAVAGTLIFMDLNRRGWNNLN; this comes from the coding sequence ATGAATGCGCTCAACGCCCTCGACTACAGTTTCATCATCGGCTATCTCCTCCTGACGCTCTTCATCGGACTCTGGTTCTCCCGGAGAGCCTCCGAGAACGTCGGAGAGTTCTTTCTGTCCGGCCGCAAGCTTCCCTGGTGGATCGCCGGGACCGGCATGGTGGCCACCACCTTCGCCGCCGACACGCCGCTGGCCGTAACAGGCTTTGTCGCACGCCATGGCATTGCCGGCAACTGGGTCTGGTGGACATTCGTTTCAGGAGGCATGCTCACCGTCTTCTTCTTCGCCCGACTCTGGCGCCGCGCTGAAATCCTCACCGACCTCGAATTCATCGAACTGCGATACAGCGGCCCTGCCGCACGGTTCCTCCGCGGGTTCAAGGCCATCTACTTCGGACTCTTCATCAACGCCGTCATCATCGGGTGGGTCAACCTCGCCATGTTCAAGATCATCAGCATCATGATCCCTGAACTGAACCCGCAGCTGACCATCATAGCCCTCGTCCTCTTCACCACCTTCTACTCCAGCCTCTCAGGCCTCTGGGGCGTCTCCATCACCGATGCCGTGCAGTTCGTGATCGCCATCGCGGGCTGCATCATCCTGGCGGTTCTTGCCGTCCAGTCGCCGGCAGTCGTCAATGCAGGCGGGCTGCAGGCAGCGCTGCCGGAGTGGATGTTCGACTTTTTCCCGGCCATCACCGCTAAAGACTCCGGCGGAGCCGGTGCCTTCGCACTCCCCTTCGCCTCGTTTGCCGCCATGGCCTTCGTGCAGTGGTGGGCATCCTGGTACCCCGGCTCCGAGCCCGGAGGCGGAGGCTACATCGCACAGCGCATGATGAGTGCCAAGGATGAAAAGCATTCACTGCTGGCCACCTTATGGTTCACCGTGGCCCACTACTGCCTGAGGCCGTGGCCATGGATCATCGTCGGCTTGGCTAGCCTCGTGATGTTCCCCGACCTGCCGGCGGCAGAGAAGGAGGACGGGTTCGTCTACGTCATGCAGGCCGTATTGCCGCCGGGCCTCAAGGGCCTCCTCATCGCAGCATTCCTGGCCGCCTACATGTCGACCCTTGCCACCCACCTCAACTGGGGAACCAGCTACCTTATAAACGACTTCTACCGCCGCTTCATAACGATCGACGGTTCGCCAAAGCACTACGTCGCAGTCTCAAAAATCACCACCGGCCTCACTGCCGGCTTCGCCCTCTACATCACGTTCTTTGTCCTCCACACCATCACGGGTGCATGGGAGTTCATCATTCAGTGCGGAGCAGGCACCGGGTTCGTGCTTATCCTCCGCTGGTTCTGGTGGAGGCTGAACGCATGGAGTGAAATCACCTCCATGCTCGCCCCGTTCCTCGCTTACGGATACCTGTCGCTCTTTACACAGATCGTGTTCCCCTCGTCGATCTTCATCATCGTCGCATTTACCATCACTGCCACTCTGGCCGTCACCTTTCTCACCGCGCCCACCGAGCGAAAGCACCTTGAGGCTTTCTACCGCAAGACCAGGGTTGGCGGGGTCCTCTGGGAGCCTGTCGCAAAAAACCTTCCCGATGTCCACTCAGACACCGGATTTCTCCGGCTCTTCTTCGACTGGGCGCTTGGTATTGCCATGGTTTACGCCATACTCTTCGGCACCGGCCGGATCATCTTCGGTGAACCGCTGACCGGAGCACTTTTCCTTGCCGGAGGCGCCGTAGCCGGAACCCTCATCTTCATGGACCTGAACCGACGCGGCTGGAACAACCTGAACTGA
- a CDS encoding Maf family protein, whose amino-acid sequence MRTPNILLASQSPRRRELLALLAIPFTAVRVDTPEQFECAASLEENVRRIAEEKAREARRLYPEESSSSIILSADTVVEHDGLILQKPQGEEEALAMLQSLQGRTHSVHTGYALLYGERKHTAMATTRVTFNAMPKREIMRYIATGSPFDKAGAYGIQDPVMASYVSGIEGCYYNVVGLPLSAVWAAIQKMVV is encoded by the coding sequence ATGAGGACACCGAACATTCTGCTTGCATCGCAGTCGCCGAGGCGTCGCGAACTCTTAGCCCTCTTGGCCATTCCTTTCACGGCTGTAAGGGTTGATACGCCTGAACAGTTCGAATGCGCTGCATCTCTTGAAGAGAACGTGCGGAGGATAGCGGAAGAAAAAGCACGGGAGGCGCGGCGTCTCTACCCCGAAGAGTCAAGCTCTTCCATCATCCTCAGCGCCGACACAGTGGTCGAACACGACGGGCTGATCCTGCAGAAACCACAGGGAGAGGAGGAGGCCCTTGCCATGCTCCAAAGCCTCCAGGGACGAACCCACTCTGTCCACACGGGGTATGCGCTTCTCTACGGAGAACGGAAGCATACCGCCATGGCAACCACCCGGGTCACATTCAACGCAATGCCGAAGAGGGAGATCATGCGCTACATCGCCACAGGAAGCCCCTTCGACAAGGCGGGGGCCTACGGCATCCAGGACCCGGTGATGGCCTCCTATGTCAGTGGGATAGAGGGATGCTACTACAATGTTGTCGGCCTGCCGCTCTCAGCGGTATGGGCGGCCATTCAGAAAATGGTTGTTTAA
- the miaA gene encoding tRNA (adenosine(37)-N6)-dimethylallyltransferase MiaA, translating into MTVPVITGPTASGKSALAHRLALETGAEILSADSRQVYRELTIGSAKPSREMLREVAYHFINERAITEPFSAGAFALEATARIREIKRRGKRVIVAGGSALYLEGLISPFAELPPQNAEIRRKLSEQLADLGGELLYERLKQLDPEQAETLDPTKTHRLLRSLEIIEITGRTVTELQAKKSGEPSPPSSLHFKTFAIDIPREELYRQINRRTESMMEEGLLIEAEQLWKRYRIEIENKSLPALLTVGYQELFDHFRGRTTLDEAVTLIQQHTRNYAKRQLTFMRNRLTVQWMPADTDWTAHFTG; encoded by the coding sequence ATGACGGTACCGGTCATCACCGGACCGACGGCGTCCGGCAAGTCGGCCCTCGCTCACCGGCTCGCCCTTGAAACCGGTGCAGAGATCCTCTCCGCCGACTCCCGCCAGGTCTACCGTGAACTCACCATCGGCTCGGCCAAGCCCTCCCGGGAGATGCTCCGGGAGGTAGCGTACCACTTCATCAACGAAAGAGCAATCACGGAGCCCTTCAGCGCCGGCGCGTTCGCCCTTGAAGCCACAGCACGCATCCGGGAGATCAAGAGGCGCGGCAAACGGGTCATTGTGGCCGGAGGGTCGGCGCTGTACCTGGAGGGGCTCATTAGTCCCTTTGCCGAACTCCCCCCCCAAAATGCAGAAATCCGCCGGAAGCTCAGCGAGCAGCTGGCGGACCTCGGAGGCGAACTCCTGTATGAACGACTCAAACAGCTGGACCCGGAACAGGCCGAAACGCTTGACCCGACAAAAACCCACCGCCTGCTCCGCAGCCTCGAAATCATTGAGATCACGGGGCGGACCGTAACGGAACTGCAGGCAAAAAAGAGCGGAGAGCCGTCCCCCCCGAGTTCGCTGCACTTCAAAACCTTTGCGATAGATATTCCCCGAGAAGAACTCTACCGGCAGATCAACCGGCGCACGGAATCGATGATGGAGGAAGGGCTCCTCATTGAGGCTGAACAGCTCTGGAAGCGGTACCGGATCGAAATTGAAAACAAGTCACTGCCGGCACTTCTCACCGTCGGCTACCAGGAACTCTTCGACCACTTCAGGGGCCGCACCACCCTTGACGAGGCCGTCACCCTCATCCAGCAGCATACCCGCAATTACGCAAAAAGACAGCTGACGTTCATGCGCAACCGGCTCACAGTCCAATGGATGCCGGCCGATACGGACTGGACTGCGCACTTCACGGGATAG
- a CDS encoding DUF481 domain-containing protein produces the protein MQLCSPARRSLAPALFLALLFVHSSPALGIDRVSLSNGDQLSGTVVKMENSALRLDTGYAGPISIAWNKVIGLTTEKPMRILLEDGRIMESTALVQADLLPVQQINPEAWVTGDGHLFKGEAALSLNLDRGNTRSDEADVDTAMEWRHLRHRVKLSGELEYDTTERATTNDKWYVLAKYDHIASPLRYYGAKVDFKTDRIAGLDLRFAAGPYLGLQFIHTPATRLSTELGADLVSERFTAIPGNNYMAGSWSLDCSHTLLTDTLELYHHQKGLVNVESLSGVILDTWTGLKIPIRGGFSTSAELKAEYSGDVGENIKPWDLSYRLKFGYNW, from the coding sequence ATGCAGTTGTGTTCCCCCGCCCGCCGATCTCTTGCCCCCGCACTCTTTCTCGCCCTTCTTTTCGTCCACTCATCCCCTGCTCTTGGCATCGACCGGGTAAGCCTCTCGAACGGCGACCAGCTGAGCGGCACGGTGGTGAAGATGGAGAATTCCGCCCTCCGCTTAGACACCGGGTACGCAGGACCGATTTCTATAGCCTGGAATAAAGTGATTGGGCTCACCACAGAGAAACCCATGCGCATCCTTCTGGAAGACGGCAGGATCATGGAGTCCACCGCCCTCGTGCAGGCCGATCTGCTGCCGGTGCAGCAGATCAACCCCGAAGCGTGGGTGACCGGCGATGGACACCTCTTCAAAGGCGAGGCCGCACTGTCGCTGAACTTAGACCGGGGCAATACGCGATCTGACGAAGCCGATGTCGACACAGCCATGGAGTGGCGGCATCTCCGCCACCGGGTAAAGCTGTCAGGTGAACTGGAGTACGACACCACGGAAAGAGCAACGACGAACGACAAATGGTACGTGCTCGCCAAATACGACCATATCGCCTCCCCTCTCCGCTACTACGGCGCGAAGGTGGACTTCAAGACCGACCGCATCGCTGGACTCGACCTCCGCTTCGCCGCCGGCCCCTATCTCGGGCTCCAGTTCATCCACACCCCCGCAACCCGCCTCAGCACCGAACTCGGAGCGGATCTGGTGAGTGAGCGGTTCACGGCCATACCCGGCAACAACTACATGGCCGGCTCCTGGTCGCTTGACTGCAGCCACACGCTCCTTACTGACACCCTCGAGCTCTACCATCACCAGAAAGGCCTCGTGAACGTTGAGAGCCTCTCGGGTGTCATCCTCGACACCTGGACCGGCCTGAAAATCCCGATCCGGGGAGGATTCAGCACCAGTGCGGAACTCAAGGCCGAGTACAGCGGCGACGTCGGGGAAAACATCAAACCCTGGGACCTCTCATACCGCCTGAAATTCGGGTACAACTGGTAG